One region of Vitis vinifera cultivar Pinot Noir 40024 chromosome 1, ASM3070453v1 genomic DNA includes:
- the LOC100266255 gene encoding SUPPRESSOR OF GAMMA RESPONSE 1 isoform X1, translating into MAGMSWLVDSNRFATKIKNASGTRETERVKWKSNPSRACPNCQHIIDNSDVTQEWPGLPRGVKFDPSDQEIIWHLLAKVGVGNLEAHPFIDEFIPTVEEDDGICYTHPQNLPGVKQDGSAAHFFHQAIKAYNTGTRKRRKIHGDVFGDVRWHKTGKTKPVILDGVQRGCKKIMVLYASIVRGGKPEKTNWVMHQYHLGTGEDEKDGEYVISKVFYQQQQIKQSDKIEQDFPESSGALIAKVDPVTPKSATPEHPLTERRNSDFNPGQESPIACMDSSVQQPDMGHLEGEVQTECEQIDCQNILKAENRVDEVLDHNDNHGEEEAKWWDNESQFLLDSQQLVEGLSICDEFLQSQSPNREGHENGNDGHVTSKPRLSDYANLGAEDLKKDLEDCQDLVLDPANIELDTPPDFRLSQLEFGSQDSFIAWGGEQGG; encoded by the exons ATGGCTGG AATGTCATGGTTGGTTGACAGTAATAGATTTGCAACAAAAATCAAGAATGCATCTGGCACTCGTGAGACTGAAAGAGTCAAATGGAAAAGCAATCCTAGTAGAGCTTGCCCAAATTGCCAGCATATAATTGACAATAGTGAT GTTACTCAGGAGTGGCCAGGATTACCTAGAGGTGTGAAATTTGATCCATCTGATCAGGAGATCATATGGCATTTACTTGCAAAAGTTGGAGTTGGGAATTTGGAAGCACATCCTTTTATTGATGAGTTCATCCCAACTGTTGAGGAAGATGATGGAATCTGCTATACCCATCCTCAGAATCTGCCAG gtgtAAAGCAAGATGGAAGTGCAGCTCACTTTTTTCATCAAGCAATCAAGGCTTATAATACTGGAACTCGAAAGCGTCGAAAGATACATGGTGATGTTTTCGGTGATGTTCGTTGGCACAAAACCGGCAAGACCAAACCTGTGATTTTGGATGGGGTTCAGAGAGGGTGTAAGAAGATTATGGTTCTCTACGCAAGCATAGTCAGGGGTGGGAAACCAGAGAAAACAAATTGGGTTATGCACCAATATCACCTGGGTACTGGAGAGGATGAGAAAGATGGGGAATATGTTATTTCTAAAGTCTTTTATCAGCAGCAACAAATCAAACAGAGTGACAAAATTGAACAAGATTTTCCTGAAAGCTCTGGTGCCTTAATTGCAAAAGTAGATCCAGTTACTCCCAAATCTGCAACTCCTGAACACCCTCTTACTGAAAGAAGAAATTCTGACTTTAACCCAGGACAAGAGTCTCCTATTGCTTGCATGGATTCCTCGGTtcag CAACCTGACATGGGGCATTTAGAAGGTGAGGTGCAAACTGAATGTGAACAGATTGATTGCCAAAATATCCTAAAGGCAGAAAATCGTGTTGATGAAGTCTTAGATCATAATGATAATCATGGTGAGGAAGAAGCAAAATGGTGGGACAATGAGTCGCAGTTTCTGTTAGATTCACAGCAACTTGTGGAAGGGTTGTCCATCTGTGATGAGTTTCTTCAGAGCCAGTCTCCCAATAGGGAAGGACATGAGAATGGGAATGATGGGCATGTGACGAGCAAACCCCGTCTCTCTGATTATGCTAACTTAGGAGCAGAGGACTTAAAGAAGGATCTGGAGGATTGCCAAGATCTGGTCCTTGATCCGGCAAACATAGAACTCGATACACCTCCTGATTTCCGGTTGAGCCAGCTT GAATTTGGATCTCAGGACAGCTTTATTGCCTGGGGTGGTGAGCAAGGTGGTTGA
- the LOC100266255 gene encoding SUPPRESSOR OF GAMMA RESPONSE 1 isoform X2: MSWLVDSNRFATKIKNASGTRETERVKWKSNPSRACPNCQHIIDNSDVTQEWPGLPRGVKFDPSDQEIIWHLLAKVGVGNLEAHPFIDEFIPTVEEDDGICYTHPQNLPGVKQDGSAAHFFHQAIKAYNTGTRKRRKIHGDVFGDVRWHKTGKTKPVILDGVQRGCKKIMVLYASIVRGGKPEKTNWVMHQYHLGTGEDEKDGEYVISKVFYQQQQIKQSDKIEQDFPESSGALIAKVDPVTPKSATPEHPLTERRNSDFNPGQESPIACMDSSVQQPDMGHLEGEVQTECEQIDCQNILKAENRVDEVLDHNDNHGEEEAKWWDNESQFLLDSQQLVEGLSICDEFLQSQSPNREGHENGNDGHVTSKPRLSDYANLGAEDLKKDLEDCQDLVLDPANIELDTPPDFRLSQLEFGSQDSFIAWGGEQGG; encoded by the exons ATGTCATGGTTGGTTGACAGTAATAGATTTGCAACAAAAATCAAGAATGCATCTGGCACTCGTGAGACTGAAAGAGTCAAATGGAAAAGCAATCCTAGTAGAGCTTGCCCAAATTGCCAGCATATAATTGACAATAGTGAT GTTACTCAGGAGTGGCCAGGATTACCTAGAGGTGTGAAATTTGATCCATCTGATCAGGAGATCATATGGCATTTACTTGCAAAAGTTGGAGTTGGGAATTTGGAAGCACATCCTTTTATTGATGAGTTCATCCCAACTGTTGAGGAAGATGATGGAATCTGCTATACCCATCCTCAGAATCTGCCAG gtgtAAAGCAAGATGGAAGTGCAGCTCACTTTTTTCATCAAGCAATCAAGGCTTATAATACTGGAACTCGAAAGCGTCGAAAGATACATGGTGATGTTTTCGGTGATGTTCGTTGGCACAAAACCGGCAAGACCAAACCTGTGATTTTGGATGGGGTTCAGAGAGGGTGTAAGAAGATTATGGTTCTCTACGCAAGCATAGTCAGGGGTGGGAAACCAGAGAAAACAAATTGGGTTATGCACCAATATCACCTGGGTACTGGAGAGGATGAGAAAGATGGGGAATATGTTATTTCTAAAGTCTTTTATCAGCAGCAACAAATCAAACAGAGTGACAAAATTGAACAAGATTTTCCTGAAAGCTCTGGTGCCTTAATTGCAAAAGTAGATCCAGTTACTCCCAAATCTGCAACTCCTGAACACCCTCTTACTGAAAGAAGAAATTCTGACTTTAACCCAGGACAAGAGTCTCCTATTGCTTGCATGGATTCCTCGGTtcag CAACCTGACATGGGGCATTTAGAAGGTGAGGTGCAAACTGAATGTGAACAGATTGATTGCCAAAATATCCTAAAGGCAGAAAATCGTGTTGATGAAGTCTTAGATCATAATGATAATCATGGTGAGGAAGAAGCAAAATGGTGGGACAATGAGTCGCAGTTTCTGTTAGATTCACAGCAACTTGTGGAAGGGTTGTCCATCTGTGATGAGTTTCTTCAGAGCCAGTCTCCCAATAGGGAAGGACATGAGAATGGGAATGATGGGCATGTGACGAGCAAACCCCGTCTCTCTGATTATGCTAACTTAGGAGCAGAGGACTTAAAGAAGGATCTGGAGGATTGCCAAGATCTGGTCCTTGATCCGGCAAACATAGAACTCGATACACCTCCTGATTTCCGGTTGAGCCAGCTT GAATTTGGATCTCAGGACAGCTTTATTGCCTGGGGTGGTGAGCAAGGTGGTTGA
- the LOC100255959 gene encoding serine/threonine-protein kinase STN7, chloroplastic: MATIATRVVEGLGLGHAKLHAFSPKHPSPFLGKKLRSQSLSLPSKKAVSNLVCAAGGGFFNLVHDVFLGVGVGLPCTVMECGDIIYRSTLPRSNGLTLTAPGAILALGALSYLWATPGVAPGFFDMFVLAFVERLFRPSFKKEDFVLGKKLGEGAFGVVYRVSLAKKPGAKEGDLVLKKATEYGAVEIWMNERARRACANSCAYFVYGFLESSSKKGSEYWLLWRYEGESTLTDLMLSKEFPYNVESMILGEVPDLPKGLERENKIIQTIMRQLLFALDSLHSTGIVHRDIKPQNIIFSEGSRTFKIIDLGAAADLRVGINYIPKEFLLDPRYAAPEQYIMSTQTPSAPSAPVATALSPVLWQMNLPDRFDIYSAGLIFLQMAFPSLRTDSSLIQFNRQLKRCEYDLVAWRKTVEPRASPDLRRGFELLDLDGGIGWELLTSMVRFKARRRTSAKAALAHPYFDREGLSVLSLTQKLRLQLFRTTQQDYGEAAKWIIRLMAKSGTKQDGGFTEAQLQELREIQPKKKGNSQRNALASVLRLQRKIVRTLNESMDDLNRRRKSLWWSRWIPREE; this comes from the exons ATGGCAACTATTGCAACAAGGGTAGTGGAGGGACTAGGTCTTGGCCATGCCAAGCTCCATGCTTTTAGTCCCAAACACCCGTCTCCATTTCTGGGCAAAAAGCTCAGGTCTCAGTCACTGTCACTGCCCAGTAAAAAAGCCGTCTCCAACTTGGTATGTGCGGCAGGAGGTGGATTTTTCAATCTTGTTCACGATGTTTTTTTGGGTGTTGGAGTGGGGCTGCCGTGTACAGTCATGGAGTGCGGCGATATCATATACCGGAGTACGCTACCCCGATCAAACGGTCTCACACTCACGGCTCCCGGCGCTATTTTGGCGCTGGGTGCTCTGTCTTACCTGTGGGCTACACCTGGTGTGGCTCCTGGGTTCTTTGATATGTTTGTTCTTGCTTTTGTTGAGAGATTGTTTAGGCCATCTTTTAAGAAG GAGGATTTTGTGCTGGGGAAGAAGTTGGGGGAGGGAGCTTTCGGTGTGGTTTATAGGGTTTCATTAGCAAAGAAACCAGGGGCAAAG GAAGGTGACTTAGTCTTGAAAAAGGCTACTGAATATGGTGCCGTGGAGATTTGGATGAATGAGCGTGCACGAAGGGCTTGCGCAAATAGCTGTGCCTACTTTGTCTATGGCTTTCTTGAG AGTTCTTCAAAGAAAGGAAGTGAATACTGGCTTCTATGGCGGTATGAAGGGGAGTCCACACTTACAGATCTGATGCTGAGTAAAGAGTTTCCATACAAC GTGGAAAGTATGATTCTTGGAGAGGTTCCAGACTTGCCTAAGGGGCTggaaagggaaaacaaaatcattCAGACAATCATGAGGCAGCTTTTATTTGCATTGGATAGTCTTCACTCAACTGGGATTGTTCATAGAGATATTAAGccacaaaatattattttttctgaAG GGTCTCGCACATTCAAGATCATTGATCTTGGAGCTGCAGCAGATTTGAGAGTAGGGATCAATTATATTCCAAAGGAGTTTCTTTTGGACCCCAG ATATGCAGCACCAGAGCAATACATCATGAGCACACAAACTCCTTCTGCACCCTCAGCTCCAGTGGCAACTGCACTTTCCCCAGTCCTATGGCAG ATGAATTTGCCAGATAGATTTGACATCTACAGTGCTGGTCTCATTTTCCTACAAATG GCATTCCCATCATTGAGGACTGATAGTAGCCTCATACAATTCAACCGCCAACTCAAGAGGTGTGAATATGATTTAGTTGCATGGAGGAAGACTGTGGAGCCTCGTGCTAGCCCTGACCTGCGGAGGGGCTTTGAGTTGTTGGATTTAGATGGTGGAATAGGATGGGAACTTCTAACGTCAATGGTTCGTTTCAAAGCACGACGAAGAACCAGTGCAAAAGCAGCCTTAGCTCATCCCTACTTTGATAGGGAAGGCTTATCAGTGCTGTCCCTCACACAGAAGCTAAGGCTGCAACTCTTTCGAACTACACAACAGGATTATGGGGAAGCTGCCAAATGGATTATTCGGCTAATGGCAAAATCAGGAACAAAGCAGGACGGTGGCTTCACTGAAGCTCAACTTCAGGAACTCAGA GAAATACAGCCTAAGAAGAAGGGAAATTCGCAAAGGAATGCTCTTGCTTCCGTTCTTCGGCTGCAGAGGAAGATAGTAAGAACACTGAATGAGAGCATGGATGACCTTAACCGACGCAGGAAGAGCCTTTGGTGGAGCAGGTGGATCCccagagaagaatga
- the LOC100250816 gene encoding potassium transporter 5: MDEEEMERREAATDEGTDTAIEADENKLKERKVSWAKLRRVDSLNLEAGRVSTAGGHTSKVDWRRTLNLAFQSIGVVYGDIGTSPLYVFSSTFTDHKIENTDDILGVLSLVIYTIVLVPLLKYVLIVLRANDNGDGGTFALYSLICRYARVSLIPNDQPEDRQLSNYKLDTPSNQLRRAQKIKEKLENSRTSKVVLFIVTILGTSMVIGDGVLTPCISVLSAVSGISSLGKDAIVGISVAILILLFSAQRFGTDKVGIAFAPVILLWFTFISGIGLYNLFKYNVGVLRAFNPKYAVDYFKRNGKKGWISLGGVVLCITGTEAMFADLGHFNIRAIQISFSGIVFPALLAAYSGQAAYLTKFPGEVEHTFYSSIPDPLYWPTFVVAVAAAIIASQAMISGAFAIISQSLSLCCFPRVKVVHTSAKYEGQVYIPEVNYLLMVACVIVCVGFKTTEKIGNAYGIAVVAVMVITTCMVTLIMLVIWKTSIWWIALFLVVFSSIEVVYLSSVLYKFKQGGFLPLAFSFVLMAVMGIWHYVHKERYMFELRNKVSSDYIKDLAANPRINRVPGIGLLYSELVQGIPPIFPHFIANVPSIHSVLVFVSIKNIPISKVALEERFLFRHVEPRDYRMFRCVVRYGYKDVIEGSKEFERQLVENLKEFIRHEGYISEARAVEQMAEPVNLQHSTILVKDGKAGRSGRSSTVHMEEVLQQNPPRVSSGSIQSIHVGCKSTNSSSRMVTGPIQGAEEEMQIVQTAQEKGVVYLLGEAEVVAEEKSSLFKQIVVNYAYSFLRKNCRQGEKVLEIPRTRLLRVGMTYEI, encoded by the exons ATGGATGAGGAAGAGATGGAGAGAAGGGAGGCAGCCACAGATGAAGGAACAGACACTGCCATAGAAGCAGATGAAAACAAGTTGAAAGAGCGAAAGGTCTCATGGGCAAAGCTCCGCCGTGTAGACTCTCTCAATTTGGAGGCTGGACGAGTTTCTACTGCCGGAGGCCACACCTCCAAG GTAGATTGGAGGAGAACGTTGAATTTAGCATTTCAGAGCATAGGGGTGGTATATGGAGATATAGGGACCTCTCCGCTCTATGTGTTTTCCAGCACTTTCACCGATCATAAGATTGAGAACACAGACGACATTCTTGGGGTGTTGTCACTCGTCATCTATACCATAGTCCTTGTGCCTCTGCTGAAGTATGTTCTTATCGTGCTGCGAGCCAACGACAACGGGGATG GTGGAACATTTGCACTCTATTCCTTGATATGTCGTTACGCAAGGGTGAGCTTAATTCCAAATGATCAACCAGAGGACAGACAACTATCCAACTACAAATTGGATACTCCATCCAACCAGTTGAGACGTGCCCAAAAGATTAAAGAGAAGCTTGAGAATAGTAGAACTTCCAAGGTTGTGCTTTTCATTGTTACCATCTTAGGAACTTCCATGGTGATTGGAGACGGGGTTCTGACTCCATGCATCTCAG TCCTTTCTGCTGTGAGTGGGATAAGTTCACTAGGCAAAG ATGCTATAGTGGGGATTTCAGTAGCGATCCTGATCTTGCTCTTCTCTGCTCAACGTTTTGGCACTGATAAAGTGGGCATCGCCTTTGCCCCTGTCATTCTGTTGTGGTTTACCTTCATAAGTGGTATCGGTCTCTACAACCTATTCAAATATAACGTGGGAGTACTGCGTGCATTCAATCCCAAATATGCCGTAGATTACTTCAAAAGAAATGGTAAGAAAGGGTGGATATCACTTGGTGGGGTTGTTCTATGCATTACAG GAACTGAAGCAATGTTTGCTGACCTGGGTCACTTCAACATTCGAGCTATCCAA ATTAGTTTCTCTGGCATTGTGTTCCCCGCATTACTGGCTGCATATAGTGGGCAAGCTGCATACCTCACTAAATTCCCTGGTGAGGTGGAACATACTTTCTATAGCTCGATTCCAG ATCCTTTGTATTGGCCAACGTTTGTCGTGGCCGTTGCTGCTGCCATTATTGCTAGCCAAGCTATGATATCAGGAGCATTTGCAATTATCTCGCAGTCCCTAAGTCTGTGTTGCTTTCCAAGGGTTAAGGTTGTCCATACTTCTGCTAAGTATGAGGGTCAGGTTTACATACCTGAGGTCAACTATTTGCTTATGGTCGCTTGTGTTATAGTCTGTGTTGGATTCAAGACCACAGAAAAGATAGGCAATGCATACG GAATTGCTGTGGTTGCTGTTATGGTGATTACTACATGTATGGTTACCCTTATAATGCTTGTTATATGGAAGACAAGTATATGGTGGATCGCTCTATTCTTAGTGGTGTTCAGTTCCATAGAAGTGGTATATCTATCATCTGTCCTCTATAAATTCAAACAAGGTGGTTTCCTTCCACTTGCCTTCTCCTTTGTCCTAATGGCAGTAATGGGAATATGGCATTATGTGCACAAAGAAAGATACATGTTCGAGCTTAGGAACAAGGTTTCTAGCGATTACATAAAAGACCTGGCTGCGAACCCTCGTATAAACCGTGTTCCTGGAATAGGGCTATTGTACTCAGAGCTTGTCCAGGGCATTCCCCCAATATTCCCCCACTTCATTGCCAATGTTCCTTCCATCCATTCAGTACTAGTGTTTGTCTCCATTAAGAACATTCCAATTAGTAAAGTGGCATTGGAGGAGCGGTTTTTGTTTCGACATGTAGAGCCAAGAGACTACAGAATGTTCCGCTGCGTGGTAAGATACGGATATAAAGATGTAATCGAGGGATCAAAGGAGTTTGAGCGGCAGTTAGTAGAAAACTTGAAGGAATTCATCCGCCATGAGGGCTACATTTCTGAAGCAAGAGCCGTAGAACAGATGGCTGAACCAGTGAACCTCCAACATTCTACCATATTAGTAAAAGATGGAAAAGCAGGCAGATCAGGGCGTTCATCCACAGTTCACATGGAGGAAGTACTACAGCAGAACCCACCTCGTGTTTCTTCAGGATCTATCCAGTCAATCCATGTGGGTTGTAAGTCAACAAATTCTTCTAGCAGAATGGTCACTGGTCCCATTCAGGGAGCCGAAGAGGAGATGCAAATTGTGCAGACAGCGCAGGAGAAAGGTGTGGTTTACCTCCTCGGAGAAGCAGAAGTGGTTGCAGAAGAGAAATCTTCCTTGTTCAAGCAGATAGTTGTCAACTATGCCTATAGTTTCCTGAGGAAGAACTGCAGGCAAGGAGAGAAAGTGCTGGAAATTCCAAGAACTAGGCTTCTCAGGGTTGGAATGACATATGAGATATGA